One genomic segment of Impatiens glandulifera chromosome 6, dImpGla2.1, whole genome shotgun sequence includes these proteins:
- the LOC124942266 gene encoding RING-H2 finger protein ATL22-like yields MDASPFSLIFIFFIFFSLQLQFSSSATNTCSSSSFSIGNQIRFPFRLNSVSSRCGYPGFNLSIKNDSPIINLPFSGEFTVETIDYTSQTISINDPDNCLPNRFLNFNLSGTPFQPVNSRRFTFFNCSSVPSIASFMKISCLSGFNFSVIVVDDENDDEKLTMADSCKFISTVSVPIRFWRLQYGSLEFIREDLIMKWKNPDCRRCESIGRRCGFNGDSMEIICSSYLTHSQGLSMGAKYGLITGSGIGMVLLIGIVFCTFNKLKLFMGRNHLNNSHISNLEMGQPHIVVVNGLDKPTIESFPKTILGESGRLPKPNDITCPICLSEYQPKETLRTIPECKHYFHADCVDEWLEMNGTCPLCRNSPDAVSTVSLTTLSSAS; encoded by the exons ATGGATGCTTcacctttctctctcatcttcatcttcttcatcttcttcagtcTTCAATTACAGTTTTCTTCTTCTGCAACTAACACTTGCAGTTCTTCATCCTTCTCAATCGGAAACCAGATCCGTTTCCCCTTCCGTCTCAACTCCGTTTCCTCCCGTTGTGGCTATCCAGGATTCAATCTCTCTATCAAAAACGATTCACCAATCATAAACCTCCCATTCTCCGGCGAATTCACAGTCGAAACAATCGATTACACATCACAAACAATCTCAATCAACGATCCAGATAACTGTTTACCTAATCGATTTCTTAACTTCAATCTCTCTGGTACTCCTTTTCAACCAGTTAATTCTCGTagatttactttttttaattgtagTTCTGTTCCGTCAATTGCATCGTTTATGAAGATTTCTTGTCTTAGTGGTTTTAATTTTAGTGTGATTGTTgtggatgatgagaatgatgATGAGAAGTTAACTATGGCTGATAGTTGTAAGTTTATATCGACGGTTTCTGTTCCGATTCGATTTTGGAGATTACAGTATGGATCGTTGGAATTTATTCGTGAAGATTTGATTATGAAATGGAAGAATCCGGATTGTCGTCGTTGTGAAAGTATTGGTAGGAGATGCGGTTTTAATGGCGATTCAATGGAGATTATCTGTTCATCTTACTTAACTCATTCACAAG GTTTATCAATGGGTGCCAAATATGGATTAATCACCGGATCAGGAATTGGTATGGTATTACTCATTGGCATTGTTTTTTGCACTTTCAATAAATTGAAGTTATTTATGGGCCGTAACCATCTCAACAATTCCCATATTTCCAACTTAGAAATGGGCCAACCACACATTGTCGTTGTTAATGGGCTCGATAAGCCCACTATAGAATCCTTTCCCAAGACAATCCTCGGTGAGAGTGGTCGATTACCGAAGCCCAATGATATTACCTGCCCAATTTGTCTATCCGAATATCAGCCCAAAGAGACTTTACGAACAATTCCCGAATGTAAACACTATTTTCATGCGGATTGTGTTGATGAATGGCTCGAGATGAATGGCACTTGTCCGTTGTGTCGGAACTCACCTGATGCTGTATCGACAGTATCGTTAACCACTCTTTCATCCGCTTCGTGA
- the LOC124942265 gene encoding mitochondrial inner membrane protein OXA1, with amino-acid sequence MAYKRSLTERARLLYKQRFCPSFSYIHHNDDRKQQTHNNYRSFHSFLHQNQSIGNTLTNSQIFSPSMVFGRHMSTVMGEGGNKIEYMTDMADILVDKTTETVAVVTPLANEVAIAAADSAFPVAALQHLIDAVHTFTGFNWWASIALTTVLIRGATIPLLINQLKCTTKLSLLRPRLEEIKQEMQDRSMDPKAVSEGQQQMQALFREYGVTPFSPLKGMLFQGPIFISFFFAISNMVEKVPSFKTGGLHWFTDLTTTDPMYILPVLTALTFLITVESNMQEGMEGNPTAKTMKNVSRAFAVLTVPFTMSFPKGIFFYWVTSNIFSLLYGLVIKTPKVKKLLGIPIIPVAPPSIASEKPALPFFETLKKYAAAQKYAVEEKARLSSLPNEASRPIVDHKMQSAVLSQKIKSLEKQVKGKKKNKKR; translated from the exons ATGGCGTACAAGCGTAGCCTCACAGAAAGAGCAAGGCTTCTGTATAAACAACGTTTTTGTCCTTCCTTTTCATATATTCATCACAATGATGACCGAAAACAACAAACCCACAATAACTATCGGTCTTTCCATAGTTTTCTTCATCAGAATCAATCAATTGGGAATACTTTAACTAATTCTCAGATCTTTAGTCCATCTATGGTGTTTGGAAGACATATGTCAACTGTAATGGGTGAAGGGGGGAATAAGATTGAGTATATGACTGATATGGCAGACATTCTTGTTGATAAGACAACTGAAACTGTGGCTGTTGTTACTCCTTTAGCAAATGAAGTGGCTATTGCTGCTGCTGATTCTGCGTTTCCTGTGGCTGCTTTACAGCATCTCATTGATGCTGTTCATACTTTTACTGGATTCAATTG GTGGGCCTCTATAGCTTTGACAACTGTTCTGATTCGTGGAGCAACAATTCCATTGTTGATAAACCAGCTTAAATGCACTACAAAGCTGAGT CTTTTACGGCCGCGGTTGGAAGAAATCAAGCAAGAAATGCAAGATAGG AGCATGGATCCCAAAGCTGTTTCTGAAGGTCAACAACAAATGCAGGCCTTATTCAGGGA ATATGGAGTAACTCCGTTCAGCCCACTGAAGGGGATGCTCTTCCAAGGTCCAATCTTCATCAGTTTCTTCTTCGCT ATATCAAACATGGTAGAAAAAGTTCCTTCATTCAAAACCGGGGGATTACATTGGTTCACTGATTTAACTACTACAGATCCCATGTATATACTTCCAGTTTTGACAGCATTGACATTTTTGATAACTGTGGAG AGCAATATGCAAGAAGGCATGGAAGGTAATCCAACTGCTAAAAcaatgaaaaacgtgtcaaggGCTTTTGCTGTTCTTACCGTTCCTTTCACAATGAGCTTCCCTAAG GGTATATTTTTCTATTGGGTGACATCCAATATCTTCTCGCTACTCTATGGATTag TAATTAAAACACCTAAGGTGAAGAAATTATTGGGCATTCCTATAATTCCAGTAGCACCTCCTTCAATAGCCAGTGAAAAACCCGCCCTTCCTTTTTTCGAGACTTTGAAAAAATACGCGGCTGCACAGAAATATGCAGTAGAGGAGAAAGCTCGATTGTCATCGTTGCCAAACGAGGCTTCTAGACCTATTGTTGATCATAAGATGCAGTCTGCCGTTCTTAGTCAGAAGATTAAGAGCCTAGAGAAACAAGTAAAAGGaaaaaagaagaacaagaagagaTGA